The genome window GCGGCGACGCGCAGCGGGTGAATCCGCGCATCCCCGTCGATCTGGTCATTGATCATTCCGTGACGGTGGAGCGGGCCGGCTGCGACGATGCCTTTGCCATCAATGTCCAAGTGGAGATGGAGCGCAACCGCGAGCGCTATACTCTGTTGCGCTGGGCACAGCAATCCTTTGCTAATGTCCGCGTTGTGCCGCCGGGGACCGGAATCTGCCATCAGGTCAATCTCGAATATCTGGCGAAAGTCGTCTGGAGCCGCGACAGTGACGGCCGGCGACTGGCTTATCCCGATACGGTGGTCGGTACTGACAGTCACACGCCAATGGTCAACGGCCTCGGTGTCCTTGCCTGGGGGGTGGGGGGGATTGAAGCGGAAGCGGCGATGCTTGGCCGGCCGATGTCGATGCTGTTGCCGGAAGTGGTTGGCGTCAAGTTGTCGGGTGCCCTACAACCGGGGGTGACGGCGACCGATCTCGTCCTTTATATCACCGAACTGCTACGCAATTTTGGTGTAGTCGGCAAGTTTGTCGAATTTTTCGGCGTTGGTCTCGACCATCTGCCGATTGCCGACCGGGCGACGATCAGCAATATGGCGCCGGAGTACGGCGCCACCTGCGGCTATTTCCCCGTCGACCAGGTGACTCTCAATTATCTGCGTTTTACCGGCCGGGATGAAGAAAATATTACCTTGGTTGAAGCTTACGCCCGGGCGCAGGGGCTGTGGCGTGATGCGGACAGTGTCACCCCCCGCTTTACTGCGACCCTCGAATTCGATCTCGCCAGCGTCGCGCCGACCCTGGCCGGCCCGAAACGGCCGCAGGATCGTGTCGCCCTTTCGGCCCTGACGGCGGCCTTTGACGCGACCTTGCCGCTCCATGAGCAGGGAAAAGAGATGGCGGTTGCCGGGCAGGAACAACCGTTGCGGCAGGGTGATGTCGTCATCGCCGCCATCACTTCCTGCACCAATACCTCCAATCCAGTAGTCATGCTTACCGCCGGCCTCCTCGCCCGCAAAGCCCGCGCCCTCGGATTGCAAAGCCAACCCTGGGTCAAGACCTCGCTGGCACCGGGCTCCAAGGTGGTGAGCGCTTACCTGCGACAATCCGGCTTGCAGGACGATCTCGATGCTCTCGGGTTTCAAACCGTTGGTTATGGCTGTACCACCTGCATTGGCAACTCTGGTCCCCTGGCCGAGCCGATTGCTCAGGCCATACAGGAAGGGATGCTGACGGTCAGTGCTGTCCTTTCCGGTAATCGCAACTTTGAGGGACGCATCCATCCGCAGGTAAAGGCTAACTGGCTCGCTTCTCCGCCGCTGGTTGTGGCCTTTGCCCTCGCCGGCACGGTCCGCATCGATCTGAGCCGCGACCCTCTCGGCGTGAGCCGCTACGGGACCCTCGTCTATC of Deltaproteobacteria bacterium HGW-Deltaproteobacteria-4 contains these proteins:
- the acnA gene encoding aconitate hydratase AcnA, yielding MVSAGLDTLRTRRTLSIHNNEYDYFSISAAEDAGIGDLRLLPLSLRILLENLLRCEDGRTVTVEDVAAFAIWLEQRTSAREIAFMPARILMQDFTGVPAIVDLAALREAAVKAGGDAQRVNPRIPVDLVIDHSVTVERAGCDDAFAINVQVEMERNRERYTLLRWAQQSFANVRVVPPGTGICHQVNLEYLAKVVWSRDSDGRRLAYPDTVVGTDSHTPMVNGLGVLAWGVGGIEAEAAMLGRPMSMLLPEVVGVKLSGALQPGVTATDLVLYITELLRNFGVVGKFVEFFGVGLDHLPIADRATISNMAPEYGATCGYFPVDQVTLNYLRFTGRDEENITLVEAYARAQGLWRDADSVTPRFTATLEFDLASVAPTLAGPKRPQDRVALSALTAAFDATLPLHEQGKEMAVAGQEQPLRQGDVVIAAITSCTNTSNPVVMLTAGLLARKARALGLQSQPWVKTSLAPGSKVVSAYLRQSGLQDDLDALGFQTVGYGCTTCIGNSGPLAEPIAQAIQEGMLTVSAVLSGNRNFEGRIHPQVKANWLASPPLVVAFALAGTVRIDLSRDPLGVSRYGTLVYLRDLWPDSSEVAAELAKITPQMFSDGYAGVFSGDNEWQGLPVTSSSLFPWDGDSTYIRLPPFVALTEPATTMAGFSGARVLALLGDSITTDHISPAGNIRPDSPAGVYLQKHWVKPADFNSYGSRRGNHQVMMRGTFANVRLHNEMISEREGGFTRHQPSQEMMTIFAAAERYALEKVPLLVVAGKEYGSGSSRDWAAKGPKLLGVRAILAESFERIHRSNLVGMGIFPLQFLDGASRKSLGLDGSEEIDLLPAVSIGPRQKLLLRIHRADGETFELPVLSRIDTADEVVSFTQEGLLNDVLRRLLVED